CGCGAGCGCACTGAACACCATGCTGGCCGCCACCACGGCGAGCCGCCCCATCAACCCACGTTCCACTCTGACTCCTCCTTATGACCCAGCCTGATCGGCTTTTCTGCTTTCCAATCCCGCCTGATCGGCGGTGTTACGATCCAGCCTGATCGGCTTTGCTGCCGGTTCCGCCCGCTTTGACGACGCCGGCAATCTTGGTCCGGTCGTAACGAACGCGAACGTTCGGGGCGATCTCGAGCATCACTTCCTGGTCCTTCACTTCCGTAATCCGTCCGAACAGGCCGCTCGACGTAACAACCATCTCGCCGCGCTTGAGCCCTTTGACGAGATCGTCGTGCTCCTTCGCCTTCTGCTGCTGGGGCCGAATGAGCAGAAAATAGAAAACGCCCATGATCAGCACCAGCGGAGCGAGTTGCTGAGCCATCGCGTCCCAGGTGCTATCCATCAAGTTCTCCTTCGTAACGGGCGCGGAACCTCGTCCGGAAGCCCTCGTACGCGTCCGACGCGAGCGCCGTGCGAATGTCCCTCATCAATCGTTGGTAGAAACTTACGTTGTGCACGCTCGCTAGAATGGCTGCGAGCATCTCGCCGCGTTTCGCGAGATGATGAAGATAACCGCGCGAAAAGTCTATACAAGCTTCACACTCGCAGCCCTCCTCCAGCGGCAGGTCGCTGGCCCTGTGGCAGGCGTTGCGAATGGAGATGGTTCCGTCGGCCGTGAATATGCTCCCATTGCGCCCGTTGCGCGTCGGAAGAACGCAGTCGAACAGGTCGTAGCCCCATCCGCACAGGTCCACGAGATCGAGGGGGGTGCCCATACCCATCATGTAGCGGGGCTTGGCATCCGGCAGCATCCGGACCGAGAACTCGGCCGTGCGCATCGTCTCCGCCCTTTCCTCGCCCACGGACAGGCCGCCGACCGCATAGCCCGGAAAGTCGAGGGCGACCAGGCCTTCGGAATTCTCGCGCCGGAGGTCCTCGAAAAGCCCTCCCTGCTGGATGGCGAAAATCGCAGTCGGCGAGTCGTCGCGAGTGACCGCGCGGGCCCGTTCGGCCCAGCGCAGCGTCCGCCCCGCCGCCGCAGCCGCCGCTGACCGGTCGCCGGGATTCGCGATGCACAGGTCGAACACCATGCCGATGTCGACGCCGAGCGTTTCTTCCAGCGCGACGACGCTCTCCGGCGTAAGGCGCAGCTTTGCTCCGTCGATCGGTGAGCGGAACACCGCGCCCTGCTCGTCCACCTTGCAGGTGTCGGCAAGGCTGAAGACCTGGAATCCTCCGCTGTCGGTCAGCACCGGCCCGTTCCATCCCATGAAGCGCTGGATGCCGCCGAGCGCTGCGACCGTTGCGGCACCCGGCCGGAGCGCGAGATGGTACGCGTTCGCCAGCACCATCTGCGTGCCGGCGGTGCGGAGCTGGCGAGGCGTCACGCCGCGCACGCTGCCGTAGGTGCCGACCGGCATGAACGCCGGCGTCTCGACGATGCCGTGTGCGAGCGTGAGGCGGCCGGTGCGGCCGCCGCCGCGAGCACGCGACAGGATGTCGAAGCGAAGCGCGCTCATCGGATCAGCATCGCGTCGCCGTAGCTGTAGAAGCGGTAACCTTCGGCCACGGCAGTTTCGTATGCGCGTCGAATCCGGTCGCGTCCGGCGAGCGCCATGACGAGCGCGAGCAGCGTCGATCCCGGAAGATGGAAGTTGGTGACGAGCGCGTCGACGATGCGGAAGCGATAGCCGGGCTGGATGAACAGGCTGCTGGTGCCTTCGCCCGCTGTTACGTCTCCATTCGGACTGGCCGCGCTCTCGAGCGCGCGTACCGTGGTCGTTCCGATGGCGACAACGGGCCGTCCGGCGGCGCGCGCCGACGCGATGCGAGCCGCAACATCCTCGCTGATCTCGAAGCGCTCCTCTTCCATCGTGTGCGTGGAAAGGCTGCCGCGAACCGGCGTGAACGTGCCGGGACCGACGTGAAGCGTGATCGTCGCGAACTCGAATCCGCTTCGCTCGAGGCCGGCCAGCAGCTCCGGCGTAAAGTGCAGCCCGGCGGTCGGCGCGGCGACCGAGCCCGGACGGCGCGCATACACGGTCTGATAGCGCTCGATGTCGCCCGGTGTCGGGCCGGCGGATCGCTCGATGTACGGCGGCAGCGGAATCTCGCCGCAGCGTTCGAGCACCTCCGCGACGGAACGCGGTGAGAAATCGAGCAGCGCGCGGCCGTGCTCGGGGGCCGAAACCACGCGCGCGGTGACGCCTTCTTCGAGCTCGATGGTCTGCCCTTCGCGAAGCGGTTTGGCGACGCGGATCATCGCCGACGCAACGTTGTCCGAAGCCGTCGCAAGCACGAGGGCTTCGACCACGCCGCCGGTCTCGAGTTTGCGGCCGCGAAGACGCGCCGGAACCACTTTCGAATCGTTGGCAACGAGAAGCGCGCCATCCGGAATGAAGCGCGCAATGTCCGAGAAGCGCGAATGCAGGGCGCCTTCCCTCGTGCGGTCGAGCACCATCAGGCGCGAGTCCTCGCGCCGCTCGGCGGGAACCTGCGCAATGCTCTGTTCAGGAAGACGATAGTCGAGCTCGCCGGTCCAGAACGGACCATCGTGCTCGGCCGGAACGGGTCGGTTCACGCGCTGCGGTCGCCTCCGGTCGTGTTGACGGGCGCCGCGGTGACACTGCCACCAGCCACGTGCTTGCGCGCAAGGTCGATGAACGGCGTGAGCAGGTCGACCGGAATAGGCAGAACGAGCGTCGAGTGCTGCTCGGACGCGATCTCGACGAGTGCCTGAAGGAACCGCAGCTGGATCGCGATCGGATGCTCTCCCATGATCGCGGCCGCCTCGGCCAGTCTCCCCGACGCCTGGAACTCGCCTTCGGCGTTGATGATCTTCGCACGCCGGTCGCGTTCGGCTTCCGCCTGCCGGGCCATCGCACGCTGCATCTCCTGCGGAAGATCGATCTGCTTGACCTCGATCGCAACGACCTTGATGCCCCACGGCTCGGTCTGTTCGTCGAGGATCGCCTGGATCTGGGTGTTGATCTTGTCGCGATCCGACAACAGGTGGTCGAGCTCGCCCTGTCCGCAGACGCTCCGCAGTGTGGTCTGCGCGAGCAAGGACGTCGCGTACAGGTAGTTTTCCACTTCGATCACGGCGCGGCTCGGCTCGACAACGCGGAAGTACAGGACCGCATCGACCTTGACCGACACGTTGTCGCGCGTGATCACGTCCTGGGCCGGCACGTCGATGGTGGTCGTGCGCATGTCGATCCGCACCATCTTCTCGATGGCGGGGATCACGAAGATGATGCCCGGCCCGCGATACGGAACGAGCCGGCCGAGGCGCAGCACGACGGCTCTCTCGTACTCGCGGATGACCTTGACGCCCGACGCGAGAACAAGCAGCAGCAGGACGACGACGACCAGTCGGTTCATTTCGATCATGTTGTCCGTTCCTTCCGCTCCGGCTCTGCCGGCTCTTCGGTCACGACCTGGGCCTGGAGTCCGCGCAGCTTTACGATGCGCACTTTCTGTCCGGCTGTGATCGGCGCACTGCTCGCCGCGTTCCAGATCTCGCCGCGCACCTTGATCGTGCCGGTCGGTGCGAGATCGCTCAGCGCGGTGCCGATCTCGCCGATCATGCCTTCCATGCCGGCCGCCGGCTGCCGCCTGCGATCGGTCATCAGCACCAGCACGATGAGCGCGACGAATGCCGCCAGGGAACCGACGGCTGCGAAAATCAGCCGGCGGTCCACTTCGAGGCCGGACTCCGGCGTGTACAGGAACAGCGACCCGAGCGCGAGGGCGATGATGCCGCCGACACCGAGAGAGCCGAAGCTCGGATAGAACAGCTCGGCGACCAGGAACGCCATTCCCACGAGCATCAGCAGCCCACCCGTCGCGCGGATCGGCAGGATCTGCGCCGCCAGCAGCACGAGCAGCAGGCAGATCGCACCGGCGA
This sequence is a window from Candidatus Limnocylindrales bacterium. Protein-coding genes within it:
- the yajC gene encoding preprotein translocase subunit YajC, which produces MDSTWDAMAQQLAPLVLIMGVFYFLLIRPQQQKAKEHDDLVKGLKRGEMVVTSSGLFGRITEVKDQEVMLEIAPNVRVRYDRTKIAGVVKAGGTGSKADQAGS
- the tgt gene encoding tRNA guanosine(34) transglycosylase Tgt: MSALRFDILSRARGGGRTGRLTLAHGIVETPAFMPVGTYGSVRGVTPRQLRTAGTQMVLANAYHLALRPGAATVAALGGIQRFMGWNGPVLTDSGGFQVFSLADTCKVDEQGAVFRSPIDGAKLRLTPESVVALEETLGVDIGMVFDLCIANPGDRSAAAAAAGRTLRWAERARAVTRDDSPTAIFAIQQGGLFEDLRRENSEGLVALDFPGYAVGGLSVGEERAETMRTAEFSVRMLPDAKPRYMMGMGTPLDLVDLCGWGYDLFDCVLPTRNGRNGSIFTADGTISIRNACHRASDLPLEEGCECEACIDFSRGYLHHLAKRGEMLAAILASVHNVSFYQRLMRDIRTALASDAYEGFRTRFRARYEGELDG
- the queA gene encoding tRNA preQ1(34) S-adenosylmethionine ribosyltransferase-isomerase QueA, yielding MNRPVPAEHDGPFWTGELDYRLPEQSIAQVPAERREDSRLMVLDRTREGALHSRFSDIARFIPDGALLVANDSKVVPARLRGRKLETGGVVEALVLATASDNVASAMIRVAKPLREGQTIELEEGVTARVVSAPEHGRALLDFSPRSVAEVLERCGEIPLPPYIERSAGPTPGDIERYQTVYARRPGSVAAPTAGLHFTPELLAGLERSGFEFATITLHVGPGTFTPVRGSLSTHTMEEERFEISEDVAARIASARAAGRPVVAIGTTTVRALESAASPNGDVTAGEGTSSLFIQPGYRFRIVDALVTNFHLPGSTLLALVMALAGRDRIRRAYETAVAEGYRFYSYGDAMLIR
- a CDS encoding slipin family protein, with amino-acid sequence MIEMNRLVVVVLLLLVLASGVKVIREYERAVVLRLGRLVPYRGPGIIFVIPAIEKMVRIDMRTTTIDVPAQDVITRDNVSVKVDAVLYFRVVEPSRAVIEVENYLYATSLLAQTTLRSVCGQGELDHLLSDRDKINTQIQAILDEQTEPWGIKVVAIEVKQIDLPQEMQRAMARQAEAERDRRAKIINAEGEFQASGRLAEAAAIMGEHPIAIQLRFLQALVEIASEQHSTLVLPIPVDLLTPFIDLARKHVAGGSVTAAPVNTTGGDRSA